CAGCAACAAGGCTACATCCTacccctcccgccctcaCCCACCATACACACCCTCGGTAGAGCACAGCAGAGGTAGTGGAGCGCCACGAATTCCCTTTTTCTGTCACGCCCACACAGTCACACTAaagcaaacacacagagaagcgGGAGAAAGCGAACAAACGCGTCAACGTATCAGTCTGCAGCCAGaaaagtaaaaaaaaagggaaagacaACAATCAGCCAGCGGAAAAATGgttcgaaaaaaaaaaagagaaagccaacacacgcacgcacacacagacacacggtAACACGTACacagagaaggggagaaAAGGCAAGGAAACATGCAAACAAGAAGTTATAGAGGGGCTTTGAACTGCGGAAAGAAACGAGAGGGGAAGTGGGAAAACGATAAAGCACATTAAATGACATCAGAACGtcgaagagagggagaaaaaaaaagagagaaacagatAAGTGTGGGTGTGGCTGCTGTTTGACCACTTCAGCCAGATTACGAAGAAATgagtggaggcgcagcgggctCTCTCACATCCCTTGATGCGCATATTTCTACGAATTTTTTGGAGGTTGCTGTGAAGCtttgacggcgccgctgtcctAATCAACGCCCATGTGCCGTGACTTCCCCTCCCCGACCCTTACCTCagccctccaccaccttgcCACCATTGCGAGTTGGAGCAACAACGAAAGCCtcaccgctgcagcgaccTCACCCTCCTTGCAGCGGCTCCCGAGAGCACCACACCTTTCTCATCCCGCTCGGAGCTCCCATTCTCTGGACACCTCTCCCAGAGCCATTGCTCCCCTGCAACATGTTTGACAGCTGCATCAGGAAAATGAGGAAAGAGACACTCTTgtttcgtgcgtgtgtgcgtgtgcgaggagggggcaagCAAGGTCCATCACACACCAAGGAAGGGGCGAGCAAACCCGTACGCCGATCGCAAAGAGCAGCGTTTCGTCTGtaagagggaaagggggatTGAATGATAGTTGCCAGATAAGAAGTAACTCTAGGAGACAAGCAAGCGAGGGAGCAGAACCACAACCTTTAAAATGGGAGGTGTAAGTCGTGACTCGTCGAGaacggagaagaggcgaagagagaCCAAGCGAGGAAGCCTatccaaaagaaaaaagaaacagaaagaaACCTCCTCCTAAgccaacaaaaaaaaagacattCACATCTACACGTGAGGGACAAGAATAAAAggacgcggcagaggcagacacacgcgcgaggATCAAACAAAGTAGAAAACAAGATCACCACACCCTTTGTTGTCGTCTGCCGTGGCCGCCCTGGCTCGCCACGTACGTGCAGGGGGCGGGCAGCGGCTCTAGGCGGTGTCACCGCGGGACAGCATCGACTTTGACACCGCAAACGATGGAAGGAACAGCATCTCGCGCAGCATATCGTTGCGCGTCGCCGCGATCACATCTCGACACCAGTCGTTCACTGCGAACGAGATACCAAACGTAAGGCTACTCACCGTGAAAGAGAAGGGCATCTTGCGGTAGAGGAAGGCAACCGTTTTAGGGCTTTTGAGCAGCGATTGCACGGAGCTCGTGCCCAACTGCGCGTACACGACACGCTCCGCCTGGCGATTACGTTTCATGACGTTCAGTGGGTACGTTATCACGGAGCCAGCCAGCCCCGACGTCGCGCCAGCAGCCATATACTGCAAAAAGGTATGGCATCCGAATCGCTCCTTCAAGTAGTCATATAAGGCGAACCCGATGCCGCCGAGAACACCCACGCCCATCATGGAAAAGTAGCAGCCTTTCCAAAGTGAACCGATGCCGTGACGTCGAGCcatggcgcgcagcagccagaAATATGACTGAAAGCTGGGAACGGCGTTCACAGCGACACGCGTACGCAGAAGATCGAGTGGGTACACGATCGTCGTCCCaagcgacgcggcggcagcgccggcggcgaagtTGGTGTAAGGTGTGGCCACATGCGAGTACATTAACCGTTCCGCCAATAACTGAAACATATCGAAGAAGCAGTACGTTAAGGCACCGTACGGTACCACGCGCAGCATTGTGACGTGGCCCGACGTCCACATGTTCGGACTCTGCTTGACGACTTGgtacagcagctgcgctcccTTCTTTGCCGAGGTTTTCTCGGTCATGCCCACTTGATACAGAATTTTGAGCCGGTCAAAAGGCAAGGAAAAGAACttggccgtggcggcagccaccCCGCCGCAGAGGAATGCCTCCGGCAGCGTGACAATGTTGTGGCGCGACGAGTACACGACCGTCGTCTCGTAGTagttgcgtgtgcgtcgcttTACAAGATCATTCACAGTGAAGCTCGTCGCGGTGGCAATGGGACCTTTGATCCAGTTCATGGCAAGGCCCTTGTAGAGCCCCTGACGAATCCCTTCCTCCCGATACACCGTTCGTAATGCGTCGATGACACTCGAGTAGCGCCGTGGGGTGACCTgcatgcgccgccgcacaaTATCCAGCGGGTATGTCGCCGACTGCGCGAGCAAGCCTGCAAATCCGCCAGCTACCAGTCGCTGATATGTTGGGATGTCCTTGTCAGACTTCAGGTTAGACACTTTTACAATGTAGTGCTTAAGCGTCTCAAAGCACGCAAAGCTGCAGCCCGCGTAGGGCACAATGCCCACAAGCGTAGGGAAAAGGCCGCcgtagagggagagaaagccTTGCTTAGATGTGGCTTCTTTGAAAGCAGCGCTATAGCTAGGAAAGCGCCGCTTGCCGGAGCTGCTACGCGCTGCAAATCGGGCACGCATGAGGTCCAGCGGGTAGGTACAGGTAGTCGAAGTGGCCCCTGCCAGCGAGCCGCTAATAAACCGCAGCGTCACCGCCCGCGCCTCGTCGGACGAGCCGTCTGGATTGCTGCGACCGAACATGAAGCGCAGCTTGCTGTGGTAGAAGTCGAACGAAGCATAGGTGATAGCCGCGTATGGAACGACACGGAGCATCGTCGCGCCATTGCCGATCCACAAGCCAGTAATGCCAAACTTTTGCACTGTCTCCACGCCGAGGTAGACAGCCTCGCGCAGGCTAAAGTGACGTGTCGGTTCCACCTGGAAAATGATCTTGACACGGTCACCAGGCGCGATGACAGTCTTGCTCACAGCgccagcgatgccgccggcagcgaaaCTCTCGATGAACCGAATTACTTCCTTAGTGAATGAACGCGGCGCGTTTGTATTACTTGTGCCTTCGTACCCGTGCTTCACGACGAGGACGCTGTACTCGCCGGAGCGGTCGAAATCCAAAAGCTCCTCACCCAGGGACGAAAAAGCGTGACGATTCTCGTGGCAGAAGAGCGACCACTGAGGCTCCGTgaggccgccgacgccgtctGTGTCGTATCGGAGAACGAGAGCATGCAGTTCGGCGACAGAGAGACCGCACAAAGGGGTCACCTTGTCCACAATGGTGTGCACTGGAATTACGAGGATTTCCTCTCCCGAGCTAGATGCAGAGAGGTCATCAGCGGTATCCGGCATCGCGCTGCTAAATGAGGCATTCGAGGGTGATGCAAGCGAGTTGCCAGTTGCTTCAGTAGCAGGTGTCGAAACGGACGATGAGGTTGTCGACAGCATGAGCGTGCGCTCCTCGAACAAGGCAGAGAGCACACCTTTACAAAGCGCGTGGAAGAAGCAGGGAAGAGTCGAACTCGCTCTCTACCACCTCTAGAACAAGAGTCAAGATGCACGACAGAGGCGAAGAAAGGAGTAGGGAGCCAAACAAATAAAGTACAAAAATCAAATTGGGCAAGCGTAAGAGTATGAAGACAGACACAACAAAAATATAGCGTTGAGGCGGACAATtcgagaacgaaaaaaatACTCAGCACGCGATGCCTGCGCTTGTCAAAATTAATGACTGGAATATGCAACGCGGGTGTGTGACCTGTGCGACCTAGTCGTACACCGCTGCAAGATTAATAAAAAGAGGCACAAGATACTCACATAcaggaaagggggagaggcagaggggggagaagagatgTCGTGAAGTTAGCGGAAGTGATCAGTAGGGAGGATATGTatcggcgcacgcgcgagtCGCGAAGTTGTGCGTCGTCCCCAAGAAGTCATCGACCTGACAGAAGGCGCCTCGGAGAGGCTGTGATGCCTTGATGAAAACCCCTCGCAAAGTGGAAACTGCTGAAGCCAAAGACGGTGGTTGCGATTTTGTGCTGAGCTTTCAGAAAGCTATACATAAAATCCAACGCTCCCAACGGAGGATGTCGGAGGCTCCAAGAAAGTAAAAAGCTGTCCAATTTCACGATGCACCAACAGATGGTGCGCTGGAGCACAAGTGAAGCAATGGGGACCTCTACCTCAGTGTAGACGCTCGAGACTATCCATGTAAGCGTCTAGTTCCGATTTCATGGCGCCATATTCACGCTTGTAGTCCCATGCATCCAATTCATACAGACGCAGCCTATCGGCTGTGGCAGCAAGCTCACGGCGTGTGGCAGCCAGTTCGCTTCTTGCTACTTTCAAGTCCTGCTGGGTACCGCGGTCCAACTCTAGCAGGTCAACATTGTCCAGCATATTTTTCTTCCAGCACGATTGCAAATTTTCAACGTAAGCTTTGATTTCCAGCAGCGATGGCATATGTGTCACACCAGGAGCAAACGGTTTCGTATTGTGTGTCGGTCGACTCTCGCGGTGAATTAGAATCTCTGGAGCACGCGCGCTGATCTTCCGCGACAGCTGAGAAACCGCTCGTGCCGCATACTCCGGGTTCTCGGATGCCTGCTTTCCCGTCTCCCCACGCATTGGCACCATGCCACGCTCTATGGGAGGCAATACTACAGGGCAGTGCGGCTCAAACGGCGCAATAATGAGCTGCGTTGACGGGTCGTAAAATGTCTCAAGGAAGTTGATCTGCGGAATACGGGACATTAGCTCGCCGCAGAAGAGCGAAGCAAAGTAGAGTGTATATTCGTCGCTTTCACTaaacggaaaaaaaacaTGCTCCCTTCGCTCCACGTGAATTGTTGCGATAGGCTCGCCAGGTCCGCCTTCAGGGAGGAGTTTGTGAACTGGAAATATTAGAACGGCGCTCTTTCTCCCAACTTCGTCCACGTTGCGGTTCAACGCAATGGAGCTGCCGAGAACCTCAGCATCTGCGCTGCCAAGGCATCTATGATGAACCTGTGGAGGTGGAAAAGCCAACTTTCGCGACACGTTCGCGATCGAAAACATATCAACACCACGCTTCACAAAAATATGGCCGTGTGAACCACGAAGCAGACGCGTGGTCCCTTCCAGCAGGTTGTAAAGCGAGCAGCAAACCGATTGCGAGATCTCGGAAGACACGAAAACCTTTGGATCTCCCATTTTCTTACATGTAGCAGAGAAAGTGCGGCACCCTCGTATTTGCTTCCGCGTTGCCGTCAAAGGTGTGAGAGACTTTGATAGCTGCAACTTGGAGGGGCCTCGTCTACCCCCGCCTCCAATGccctcggcgtcgtcgatgtTCCGTGAAAAAGGAGACAGAACTGGGCCAGATTGTGATTCCTGATCGATGCGAGACAATTCGCctgccgccacgcgcaggcGATTTGTAAGTGGTTCCAGCTCATCCGCGCGCAAGCTTCCATTTGCTGCGAGTAGCCGATCAATTATATTTGCCACCAGGCAAATTTCCTCCTTGATATTCTCCATTCCACTGTATTTTTGTTTCTGCGCGGAACACGTCAGGAAGAGTGAATGCTCCTGTT
This genomic stretch from Leishmania donovani BPK282A1 complete genome, chromosome 36 harbors:
- a CDS encoding mitochondrial carrier protein, putative, whose protein sequence is MLSTTSSSVSTPATEATGNSLASPSNASFSSAMPDTADDLSASSSGEEILVIPVHTIVDKVTPLCGLSVAELHALVLRYDTDGVGGLTEPQWSLFCHENRHAFSSLGEELLDFDRSGEYSVLVVKHGYEGTSNTNAPRSFTKEVIRFIESFAAGGIAGAVSKTVIAPGDRVKIIFQVEPTRHFSLREAVYLGVETVQKFGITGLWIGNGATMLRVVPYAAITYASFDFYHSKLRFMFGRSNPDGSSDEARAVTLRFISGSLAGATSTTCTYPLDLMRARFAARSSSGKRRFPSYSAAFKEATSKQGFLSLYGGLFPTLVGIVPYAGCSFACFETLKHYIVKVSNLKSDKDIPTYQRLVAGGFAGLLAQSATYPLDIVRRRMQVTPRRYSSVIDALRTVYREEGIRQGLYKGLAMNWIKGPIATATSFTVNDLVKRRTRNYYETTVVYSSRHNIVTLPEAFLCGGVAAATAKFFSLPFDRLKILYQVGMTEKTSAKKGAQLLYQVVKQSPNMWTSGHVTMLRVVPYGALTYCFFDMFQLLAERLMYSHVATPYTNFAAGAAAASLGTTIVYPLDLLRTRVAVNAVPSFQSYFWLLRAMARRHGIGSLWKGCYFSMMGVGVLGGIGFALYDYLKERFGCHTFLQYMAAGATSGLAGSVITYPLNVMKRNRQAERVVYAQLGTSSVQSLLKSPKTVAFLYRKMPFSFTVSSLTFGISFAVNDWCRDVIAATRNDMLREMLFLPSFAVSKSMLSRGDTA